The genomic stretch ATATCCTTTTTCTATGCCTTTAAATGCTGATGAATCTTGTACTACTTCATTAATATGGATGGCTTATTCAAAATATGGAATAGTATTTAATGAAGACGGAACTTTAAATAAAGATGCTGTACTTGGAGCATTAGAGTTTATAAACAGAATGGCTAATGTTGATAATTTGATTGATCCTGCTTGTAAAACTTCTACAGGTATGGATGCTTATAGAAGAATTAATTCTGGAGAGGCTAGTTTTATAGTAGGTCCTACTTCTTTTGTAAGCAGAGTGCAAGATCCTAATGAATCTAAAGTGGTAGGAGATGTTATACCTATACTTCTTCCGGGTGCTGATGGACCTTCCACAAAAACTTTTGCTTTGCCTGAAGGTGTAGGAGTAATAAAATTATCAAAAAACAAAGAAGCTGCAATGAAGTTTGTAAAATGGTTTAATTCTCCGGAAATACAAAAACAATTAAACTATGTACAAAATACTATGCCTACAAGAACTTCAGTTATGGAAGAACTTATTAATGAAGGCAAATTAAAAAATACTGGTGCTTTACTTGAAGAATCTACTTTAATATCAAGCCCATTCCCAAAAGGTGTTCCTAGTTATTATTCTGAAATGACTACTGCTATATTTAATGCTGTTAATGAAATGGTTTTAGGTGCAAAAACTCCAGAAGAAGCATTTAATGCTATGGATACTAAAATAAAAGAATTAGTTTCAAGATAATTAAAAATATATATCATAAATAAAAAACGCTTGGGTGGGAAGCAAGAATAACAGTGTAAATAAGGAAAGATTGAAAAAATCAAAAAATAACAGACAATATTAGCAAGTTTAAAGGGTGGGGAGTGAGAGTAAATTTCAAAATTTTATTTTAATCCCCGCCCTTTTAGATTTTAAAGCTTTATTTTTTAGTATTGACTTTAATTAAATTTATAAACCTATACTTTAAAAGCATGCCCGCCCTAGCTTTATTTAAATTTGCATTTACTCCACGCACGTAGAATGCATTTTTTTATACAAATAAATTTAGTATTCTCATTTTACCATATATTAAGAATCGATTAAACGTGCGTTGAGCGACATTATCAAATTAAAGAGGCACTTGGGCGGGCATTAAAAAATAACAGTAAAAGCTAAAAAATTAAAAAACATTTATAAATAATAGATAATATTAAAAAATTTAAAGGGTGGGAAGTGAGAGTAAATTTAAAAATTATTTCAGATAATAATTTATTTGACAAATTTTAGTAATTTAGTTATATTTTAGAGGAAATTACTAAATATTTTTGGATTATGAAAAAAAATAAAGTATTGCCTTATATATTAATACTGCCTGCTGTTGTAATTATGGCAGTTTTTGTATTATATCCTATAATAGTTACATTCTTTTATAGTTTACGAAAAATGAAATTAACAGCCCCGAAAGATACTGCATTTATAGGTTTTGATAATTATATATATACTTTAAAATCATTTGATTTTTGGTATTCGCTTCAAAACAGTATAATAATAATGATTATAGTAGTTATAATATGCGTATTATTAGGACTTTTATTTGCAAGTATACTTAATTTTGAAAGCCGATTGAAAAATATACTCATGGCTATAGCTGTTATACCTTGGGCTTTACCTCCAGTGGTTAATGGAATACTTTGGAAATGGATATTCTATCCGGGATACGGATTTCTTAATAAGATTTTATACAATTTAAATATTATAGATGAACCTATACAATATTTATCTAATAGATATTCATTAATGCTTATTATAGCAATAGTCGTTGCTTGGAGGAATATACCATTTTGTTCTATTGTTCTTCTTTCATCTATGCGTGCTATACCTGATGTGCTTTATGATGCTGCTAGTATTGACGGGGCAAATAAGTTTCAAATGTTTACAAGAGTAACTTTACCTCTTTTAGTACCTGCTTTGGGTATTATTATAACTTTTACATCTATATCAGCAATAAATGTTTTTGATGAGGTTATAACTATTTCAGGCTACAGTAATTTGGGCAAAACTATACTTCTTGAAGACTATATGACAACATTTTCCTTTCTTGATTTCGGAAGAGGAAGTGCCTTGACATATTTAGTTATGATAGTATCAGGTACTTTAGGAATATTATATATAAAATCTATGTCTAAGAAAATTGACTATTTATAAAACATTTTAATAACTGATAATATATTTAATAAAAAATGAGACATAAATATTTATGAACAATAAAAAGAGTAAAAGCAAAAGAATAAGTTTTTTATATTATATATCTGTAATATTTTTTGTATTAATAATTTTGGGTCCTATAGCTTGGGCTTTAATTGTAAGCTTTACACCGGAATATGAGATGTTTAAAAACACTTCTAATTTTTTGCCTAAAGAACCTACAATAGATAATTATATAAAAATTTTCACAGCCTCTTCAAGACAATCTAAAATGTTTTTTATAGGAGTATTTAATTCTATAAAGACAGCTTTTATAACAATATTTTTATGTCTTCCTTTTTCGATTATGTGTGCCTATGCTGTATCGAAGATGAAGTTTAAAGGCAGAAACATAGTAAAAACTTTGATACTTATATCTATGGCAATACCAGCATTTACGACTATAATACCGCTTTATAGAATGTTTTCATTAATGTCAATGCTTGATAATTTATTTGCATTATCTTTAATATATGTAACTTCATTTCTTCCGATTAATACTTGGTTAATATCCAATTATTTTGAAACCATACCATCTGAGATAGAAGAGGCCGCCTATATAGACGGATGCAATGAAATAGATGTTCTTTTTAGAGTAATGATCCCAATATCAGCACCAATTATATTATCAGCATTTCTTCTAGTATTTCTGATGTCTTGGGGTCAGTTTCAAATACCTCTTATTTTAGCAAGCTCAGCTGCTACAAAGCCAATATCAATAGTTGCTTCAGAATTTGTTTCAAAAGACACTATACAGTACGGCATAACAACGGCAGCAGGACTTTTAGCTATATTTCCTCCTGCATTACTCGCTGTAATATTTAGAAAATTCCTAGTAAAAGGCATGACATGCGGAAGCGGTAAATAGTATAAATGTTATGTGAAACTTATTAAGTTTGTAAAAAATATATTTTAATTATACATATGTAATATTTATACTAAAAATGCAGTCTTTCGCGGAAGCGTATCCGAGTTTATTGAGGATATAATGTTCTTTGTGCCAATACCACAGGCACTTCCTACGGTCGCAAAAGAACTGGGGTGTGTGGCAAAGACCCACTTATAAAACAAAAATACTAAAAATTAGAATAGTGTAACTACATATTGATTTAGTTTTGAAACAAGTCTATTATTTTTTTGTTAAAACACTCTAAATATTGACTTTTAAAAAATATTATGTATAATATAGTATTGGAAGTAATATGTTTATTTAAGGTTAATTTTAGTGTTTGATAATTTAACAAAATCTATATCAAATGTATTCTCTAAAATACATGGCAAAAAAGTGCTAACCGATAAAGATATAACCGATAGCCTTCTTACTATAAAAGAAGCCCTGCTATCAGCCGATGTATCTTTAGAAGCAGCAAATAAATTCCTAGAAGAAGCTACAAACAGAGCCATAGGAAAAGAAAAAATAGAAGGTGTAGAGCCCGCCAATCAATTTATAGCCGATGTTCATGATACTTTGGTTAATATGATAGGCGAAGGTGAAAGCGGTCTTAAATTAGAACCTGTAGAAAAAACCACTATCACATTATTGTTCGGTTTGCAGGGTTCTGGTAAAACTACTACAACAGCCAAATTAGCAAAATATTATAAAGATAAAAGACGCGTTATGATGGTTGGTCTTGACGTACACAGACCTGCTGCTATGGAACAGCTTGCAGTACTCGCAAGAGAAGTAGGAGTTCCATACCATATAGACACTAAAGAAAAAAAAGCATATAAAATACTCAAAAAAGCTCTTGCTATAGCCAAAAAAGAACAGTACAACATGATATTAGTTGATACTGCAGGACGTTTGGAAATAGATGAAAATATGATGATGGAGCTTAGACGTGTTGTAAACTCTGCCGATGTTACTGAAAAATTATTGGTTGTGGACTCTACTGCAGGTCAGAGTGTTTATGATGTGGCTAAAAGTTTCCAAAGCAACATAGGTATAAATGGCGTAATACTTACAAAATTTGACTCTGGCGTAAGAGGCGGTGCAGCATTATCATTAAAATATGCTACAGGGTCCCCAGTTAAATTTGTAGGTGTAGGTGAACATATAGATGATATAGATGTATTTGATGCAAAAAGAGTTGCAGGTCAGATACTTGGTATGGGCGATATTGTAAAACTTGTAGAAAAAGCCCGTGCTGCTATAAGCGAAAAAGAAGCTAAAGAAATGCTTCAGAAAGTTATAGAAAATAACTTCGATTATAATGATTTCTTAAAACAAATAGAAGCTACTACTAAAATGGGCGGTATCACTAAAATGACTTCTATGATACCGGGTATGGCTAATATTGACACAGAGCTTTTAAGCCGTGAAGAAGAAAAGTTTAAGAAATACAAAGCTATTATACAGTCAATGACCAAAAAAGAAAGATTAGCCCTATTTCCTTTGAATAATTCAAGAAAAATGAGAATATCCAAAGGAAGCGGTCAAAGTGTTTATGATGTAAATCAGTTAATAAAACAATTTACTATGATGAAAAACATGATGGGCAGCACTAAAAAGATGGATAAGCTCGCAAAGTCCCTAGAGGGTATGGGTATGTCTATAGATGATTTAAACAAATTAATGTAATAAACTTGGAGGAAAATAAAGGTGGTAAAATTAAGATTAAAACGTATAGGTCGCAAACATGAGCCTCATTATCGTATTGTAGCAGCAGATGCTCGTTTCCCACGCGATGGTCGTTTTATTGAAGAGCTAGGTTGGTTTAACCCTAAAGCTAAAGATGTATTGTATAAGTTAAATGTAGAAGGCTTAAAAAAATGGCTTTCTAACGGTGCACAGCCAACTTATGTAGTAAAAAGTATTCTTGTTAAAGAAGGTCTTATGGAAAAAGATAAAGGTGCTCCGCTTGAACGCAAGAAAAAAAGAGCATTAAAAAATCCTGAAAAAAGACGCAAACATCGTAAACAAGCTAAGCCTGAATCTGCTGAGGAGAAAAGCGAAGCTTAATTTACGTCTTATAATATATAAAGGAGTGTGCTATGACGGAAGAAAAAGAGCTTATTGAGTATTTGGCTAAAAAATTGGTGGATGAGCCTGAGGGTGTAAGTGTGAAGGTTATTGAGGGTGAGAAGAGTACGATTCTGGAATTGAAAGTGAACCAAAGCGACATAGGTAAAATTATAGGTAAAAGAGGTCGTATTGCTCATGCATTACGTACTATTCTTTTTGCAGCTTCCATGAAAAGTGGTAAACGTGTAATGCTTGAGATTATTGACAATTGATTATTTTTTACGCAAAAATTACAGGCATACATGGTTTAAAAGGAGAGGTTGAAATGACTTTTTCCGATAAAGGTTATTTCGCCTCTCTTCCTGTTTTAAATAAAAATACATCTATCATTATTAACGGCCAAACTTTTACCGTTACAAATGTCAAGAAAAAAAATAAAGCTTTTGTACTCGCCCTAAAAGATATTGATACTTTAGAAAAAGCTAAAGAGTTAATAGGTCTTGATATATTTATTGATTCTTCAAATCTTCCAGAGCTTGATAATGACACATTTTATGAAGCAGAGTTAATTGGCTATAAAATAATAGACAGTGATAACAACATATACGGTGAAATAACTGATGTATACTCTATCCCTTCTAATTATGTATTTGAAATAAAACTAGCTGAAAACGGAAATATAGTCTCTATTCCTTTTGTTCATGCATATTTCGGAAAAGCTGATAAGGATAATAAATCAATACAAATCATTCAAAAACCAATATTTGATGATGAGTAAAACAAATATATTTTATTTAGTATCTCATTCATTTTTTAAAAGTGCATCTATTATATAAACCGCCTTCTTAAACCTTGACTGATAATCTCCATTTATAGAATGATATCTGATATTAAAGCTGTCAAGTATATCTTTTATTTGACTGCTGTATTTTTCTCTGTTATTTTTTATTACTTCGCTTCTGTCTCCGTCCTGAACAAAATCAACATCAGGCTCTAAAAATAATACCGCATCATATTTATTTATATTAATAATTGCTTTTGCTAATATTTCATTATTAACTATATTTTCATCTTTCAAAAAATGCATATAAAAATTTGTAATTACAGCATCAGTATCTATAAATAATATTTTATTGCTATGTTCTAATGCCTTTATTTCGTTTAGTTTATGAGTCAAAAGTATCTCTGTAAAATCTTCTGAAAGCATAAGCAAGTCCGTTCCAGATTTTTCTGATAATTCTCTGCCTGCCTCTTCTATATAGTTTGTATTATAATAATTAGCCAAATTGATTGTAAGGGTCGACTTTCCTGTACTTTCGCTTCCCAAAAGTAAAACCTTTTTTGTATAATAAGGCTTTACTATATTAGGTAAATAATCCCAATATTTATAAACATTTTCTCTAATCTTTGTAGAACTTATTTCATCTCTATCTATAAATACTAACTTTGACTCTTTATAATACCTTGTATAAAAAGAATCTTTATTTTTATAGTCATCTCCCAAAAATACTGCATCAATCTTTTCACCTATAGCATTTTTAATTTTTATAGAATCCTCTTCCCATAAATCTTCTGTATAATCTTCTTTTGTTTTTGCATTATCTTCTATAAATATAATTTTTACATTTCCTATGTGTTTGGTTAATTGATAAAGCCATCTATATCTTATTTTTCTATCGATTTCATTTCTATTATTTCCAACGCATAAAATTATGAAAAGAGTTTTACATTGATTGGCCGCTTCTATTATGCATCTTACATGTCCAAGATGAATTGGATTAAATGATCCTGCATACATTCCCACATTATACATAAAAAACTCCGAATAATATATTTTATTATTTTTATTAATCTATTTTCACAGCATTTGCTTCTTTGTACCATTTTATGAGCATAAATAAAGCATTAACTAAATAAACACTCCACATAAGCAAAGCTGCTATATTACCTCCGCCGCTTGAGAAGTTGATATACCATATAGAAATATTTAAAATATTTACTAATATCCACATTATCCACTGTTCAGAGCATCTTTTTATGCATAGTATCTGTGCGGTTACAGCAAATACTGTACTTGCACTGTCTACAAAAGGAAGATAGCCTCCTAATTTTTTTAATATAAGCCCATAAATAAATATTGATATAAAAGACAAAGCAAATATTATAATTTTATACTTATTGTTTAATTTTGTTTTTATAACTTCTTTGCTTTCATTATTTAAGTTTCTGCTCCAAAGTATAAATCCAGCTATGTTCATTGGTATATAATAAAAAATATTGAGCATAAACTCACCATAGTATTTGGCATTAAAAGCAATATAAGAATAAAGAATTGTATTAATCATTCCAAATATATATGAAGATAATTTTCCCTTGCCTGTTAGAATTACGCATAATATACCGCTTATTGATGATACTATGCCTATAATATTTTCTTTCCAATATAAAGAAAGAGACAATATTATAGCACTTGCTGTTACAATCCATAATACTTCTGCAGCTTTCCAATTTTTAAGTTCATTTTTTATAAAATTTTTCATTGTAGTGTTTTTAATTAATTATACCTAAACAACTATAATTTGTCAAAATTAATTTTTTAAATTATTATGCATTTTAATATTAAAATAATAAACTTTAAAAAACTATTTATCAATAGGTGTTGAAAATAAATTTAATAATTTTACCTTTGATTATATTCCATAGTTATTAAACTTGAATAAAATTAAAGGATATAAAATGAAACAAATTATAACAATATTTATAGCTTTAATGTCTGCTTTTATAATATCATGCGGACAAAAAATTTCTGATACTTCTGAAAATTCATCAGCAAATACAGCTAATCATTCATCGCATTCTATGAGTAATATGCATAATAATAATAATAAAGGCTCTGAAATTATAGACTTGATGCATGCTCCTATGATGGAACAGCCTTTTGAAAAAACTCAGAATATTGATGCTGACTTTTTAGTAAACATGATACCTCACCATCAAGGTGCTATTCTTTCTTCAAAAAAATTATTAGAAACAACAACTAATGATGCTTTAATAACTTTGGCTAATAATATAATAGCAGAACAAGAAAAAGAAGTATCAGAGTTTACAGCTTTAGTTACTGAATTAAAAAATAAAAATACAAGCTACGCAGATATAGATACTCAGGCTTTAGGAAATGAAATGGAAACAATTATGAATAACATGATGAAGGATATGTCTTCCATTGAAGTTACAGGAGACAATGATATTGATTTTTTAAAAGGTATGATACCTCATCATCAGGCTGCTGTTGATGTTTCTAAAAAGATTTTAGAGTTTACTAAAGATGATAAAATAAAAGAGATTGCTAATAATATTATCGCTTCTCAGGAAAAAGAAATATCAGATATGAATAATATGCTTAAGTAATATTTATTTTTATCATTAAAAAAATAAAAAAAGAGGCTTATAAAAATAGGTCTCTTTTTTAATATATTACTGATAATAAAAAAATAAGGCAGAAGTATAAAAATACCGCTGCCTAAAAACATATTTATGAACAAAAATTTTATAGTGTTTTCATATCTATTACATATCTAAACTTTGCCTGTCCGCTAGTAAGTTTATTGTATGCCTCATCTATTTGGTTTGCTGATATTATTTCAGTTTCCGGATATATTTTATGTTCAAGAGAAAAATCAAGCATCTCCTGAGTTTCTTTAATTCCGCCTATCATAGAGCCGTAAACTTTTTTACCTCCAGCAAATACTAATCTTGCTAAATCTATACTTTGTTTAATTTCTGAAGGAGGAAGTCCTACAATAGCCATCTCACCGCCGTATTTAAGTAAATCAACATAGTTATTAACATCATATCCAGTAGGTATTGTTGATATTATCAAATCAAAACGTACAGAAACATCTTTTGTAGAAGTAAATAAATCTTTTGCCCCCATTTCTAATGCTTCTTTTTTCTTTTTGTCATTTCTTGCAAATACATAAACTTCTGCTCCCATACTAACAGCATATTTCACTGCCATAGAGCCAAGTCCTCCAAAACCAGCAACTCCTACTATATCGCCTTTTTTTACACCAGAAAATTTGAGAGGCGAATAAGTTGTAATTCCAGCACATAGTAACGGAGCTACTTTTTCCATTGGAGCATCTTTTGGTACTGTAATAGCAAATTTTTCACTTACTACTATATTATTAGAATATCCTCCGTAAGTAGGCTCATCATTATGAAAATGATCTTTACAATCATAAGTAAATACAGTTTGTCCTCTTTCGCAGAATTGTTCATGACTTTTTTTGCAGGCTTCGCATTCTCCGCATGAGTTTACCATACAGCCTACTCCTGCATAATCTCCTATCTTAAACTTAGTAACATTCTTACCAACAGCAACAACTTTACCAGCAATCTCATGACCTGGTACCATAGGATATATACCCTCATGCCATTCGCTTCTAGCTGAGTGTATATCGCTATGACAAATACCCGCATACATTATTTCTATAAGTATATCATTATCTCCCATAGAATGTCTTGAAAACTCAAATGGTTTGAATGTATCTGTTTTGCTGTGAACTGCGTATCCTTTTGCATTAATTCTTTTTCCAGAATTAGCTTCTTCCAAATTATTATCTAGCAGCATATTAAATCACTCCTTAAAAATATATGCGTATTATAACATTGAAGTACACTCCAATGTCAATATGTATTTTAATTTTTTTATATTTTTTATTTAATTATTATACTTATAAAAATATCCTATTATGACAGTGCACAAACTATATTATAAAATTTTATACTTGACAATTATAATTATTATTAATATCACAAACATATGAAACTTTAAGCTCCAACAATATCTAAAAGAGTTTATTGTTTGTGACGGCTTTGCTCCCACACTTCTTTTGCGTGCCTTCAGCAGCGAAAGACTGCATGTTTATACATCAAAAATGATAGTTTATACAACATATAAAACATCATATTTGTAATTTAAAAAATTAAATAATTTTATATTTAATATTGTCAAGTAATTTTTGAAACAAGTCTTTTATAAAAAAATACGGATTAAATAATTAATTTATCGAAATAAAAAAGGCGTACACAGTTTTATTTTTCTGTATACGCCTCTTTATTATTATGGATTATATATTATGAATTAAAGTAAGTTAATTTTACTCTCCTTTTACTTCTATTTTTTTCTCATATTTAAGCTCTTCTTTTTTTGGAAGAATCACTATCAATACTCCGTTATTCAAATTAGCCTGAATGTTTTCTACATCAATACCTTTTGTACTAATATTAAAACTTTGTTCATAGCTTGAAACAACTTCTTCTTTTGATTCTCCATTTTCTGCTTTAACCATTTTTTTACGTTTAGCAGAAATAGAAAGTATATTTTCTTTTATACCTATTTCTAAATCTTCTTTTTTCACACCCGGCATATCCATTTCTATAGAGTAGCTTTTTTCATCTTCTTCTATCCTATAATCAGGCAATCTATTTTCATAATCTCTATAGCGGTTTAATGCATTATTATATCTATTATTAGCATTTGAAAAAATTGAATGTAAAGTTGGTACAAATATTCTTCTTGACATATTAACTCCTATTATATATAAAAATTACTCGCTTTAAGGCTCTGTTAGACGCTCGTAATTTTTATTTGGCTTTTTCTTTATATACTAAAAATTTTTAAGTTTGTCAAAAATTAGTTTTTATGTTTTTAATATTTTCGGGGACTAGCCCCCGAACCCCCACTTCTTTTGCCGTCCGCTCTGCGTGCCGTAGGCAAGGCACCTACTCGGTGGTGACCCAAAGAAGCAAAAGGACTGCATTTTTACTAAAATATAGCTATTGTAATACATTTTATTAATACTCAATAATACTTTATATTATTTACATTTATAAATAACTAAAATTTTACAAACTATATTTGTTTAAGTATATATAAAATTACTTTATATAACTATCTATTTTATTTAGTTTTATTACAAAATTATTCACTTATTTACTTTCTTAAACTGTCAGTGATAATTTTTTAGTTTACCACTGAGCAATTTATATTTTTTTTAATTATTCTATATTTATCTTTTTCTCAAATTTAAGTTCTTCTTTCTTTGGAAGAATTACTTTAAGAACACCGTTATTCAAGTTAGCTTCAATATTTTCTACATCAATACCTTTTGTACTGATATTAAAACTTTGTTCATAGCTTGAAACAACTTCTTCTTTTGATTCTCCGTTTTCTGATTTTTTTACTTTTTTACGTTTAGCTGATATAGAAAGTATATTCTCTTTTATTCCTATATCTAAATCTTCTTTTTTTACGCCCGGCATATCCATTTCTATGCAGTAGCTTTTTTCATCTTCTTCTATATTGTAGTGAGGCATCTTTTTTATTTCATCACCAGCATATAAGCTATTAAACGCATTATCAAAACCTCTGAAATCATCTAAAACAGAATGTAAAGCAGGTAAAAATATTCTTCTATCCATAATTAAAACTCCTTTTATATTAATTAACTTTTATATTTCTTAAATCTTATATTAAAGCCTTTATCTTAGCTTTAAGCAGCTTTCATATTTGCTGCACTATTATATATGCAAGAATTGTACCAATTATTTTTTAAATATTGTATATTATTTATACGTTTACTGCAGAGTTTTGTCTGATATAATTGTATACAAACAAATATATGTTTAATTTTTATACTTAATTTATTATAGTTTTGTATATGAATTATACTAATTTTTTGAAGTGATATTATAAATGTATAAATTTATATATAAAAAAATAGGCAGCTAAAACAAAAATGCTCTAACTGCCTAATTATATTTATTTTTTATACTATTTTTATATAAACAAATAATAAAGAGGAGATTCTTCTTTTACAAAAGGTTTTAACTCATTAAAATCAAAACTTATCTCTGTTATTCCAGTAGAATACGGAGCTATATCATAAGCCTGCCATACAAAGTTAATTGAATTAGGAAGTATTCTAAATGTTGAACTTTCTAATGTTATGGCATTAAAATCAAAGTAATCTTCTTTAGTGCTTCCAGTATTTAATATTTTTTCTCTCATTAATGATATTAAATTAGGATTATTAAAATCGCTTATTAAATCTCTTATAGTAATGAGATTAGAACTCTCCAAAGAAAACACTTCCTGAATATTTGCTGTATTGCCATGAGCTCCTCCTGTATACATAGATGAATAGTTATCAAGTGCTATTACTCTGCTGTCTATATAGCCTACGTTAACAGTATTATCTATTTCATAAGTTATATTGCTTAAACCAGAATACAATAAGGATTTCCATTCATTGTAGTAATTATCACATTCTTCTTCTATATATTTGATAGAATTATCAGAATCTGATGCTTCATCTTCATTATTTTTAATAAATGAAAATGAAGTTCTATGATATGAAAATATAGAATTGCTTATACTGTCATTTTTATAATAATCTACTATATCTGCATAATATACAGGGATATTTCTATTAAGCGAAAACTCCATATCCTTAACTTCATTACTTTCATCATATTTTATTTCTGCCCTAAAAACTATATCATCACTTAATACTCCATTTATATTGGCATGCATATTATTATTTTCATCTATTTCCTGCATATTTAATTTATTATTATTAATACTTCCAGTAATTAATGCCTTTTTATTTTTAGTATAATAATATCCGCTTATACTGTTTTTCTTACTATTAACATACAAATACATAGAAGCCTTTTCTCCTGCTATATTCCCGCTAAGCATATAAAACTTTGATTCTTCTATAGAGGAGCCATTTTTACTATCTGAATTATTATTATCTGAAGACATATTTTTAGAACATGAAACAATAATTATTATTAATAAGAAAATATATACAAACCTTTTTAACATAAAAAATTCCTTCTATTTTTTACTATAACTTTAAATATATAAATAAAAGACAAATAATCAATAAAGTTATTAAAATTATTATAAATAATTGACTTTTTATAGGATTAATAATATCATTAAAAAATATAAATTTCTTCTAAAAAAGAGGCTAAAATGGACAAAGAAAGAATAGAAAATGTAGAACTAATACTATCTCACCCAGATAATTTGAATATAAAATGGACAGGTCAAAGCGATTTAGTGAGACAGATAATGGCAGCTTGGCATGTAATCTCAGAAGATGATATACCTCTAAATCCTAGAATAGTAGGCAAACCCGGTGCTGGAAAGACTACACTTTCATACTATGCCGCTAAAGAGCTTCTAAAAAGAGATGTTTATATATTTCAATGTACTGTTGATACAAGACCGGAAGATTTGATAGTAATACCAGTAATATCTGAAAATAA from Brachyspira murdochii DSM 12563 encodes the following:
- a CDS encoding extracellular solute-binding protein — encoded protein: MKKILFLSAVILISAFLAISCRGQKSSEESSITVMVPDWAVPSDEMLNAFKEETGITVNMNIIAWENIRDKISIAAAGGTAAADVVEVDWSWVGEFNSADWLEPIELSQEEINAMPSIQPFIIDGKVLALPYANDFRLAYYNKKHFEEAGITEVPKSWDDVYNALIAIKNAGVTKYPFSMPLNADESCTTSLIWMAYSKYGIVFNEDGTLNKDAVLGALEFINRMANVDNLIDPACKTSTGMDAYRRINSGEASFIVGPTSFVSRVQDPNESKVVGDVIPILLPGADGPSTKTFALPEGVGVIKLSKNKEAAMKFVKWFNSPEIQKQLNYVQNTMPTRTSVMEELINEGKLKNTGALLEESTLISSPFPKGVPSYYSEMTTAIFNAVNEMVLGAKTPEEAFNAMDTKIKELVSR
- a CDS encoding KH domain-containing protein: MTEEKELIEYLAKKLVDEPEGVSVKVIEGEKSTILELKVNQSDIGKIIGKRGRIAHALRTILFAASMKSGKRVMLEIIDN
- the rpsP gene encoding 30S ribosomal protein S16, whose protein sequence is MVKLRLKRIGRKHEPHYRIVAADARFPRDGRFIEELGWFNPKAKDVLYKLNVEGLKKWLSNGAQPTYVVKSILVKEGLMEKDKGAPLERKKKRALKNPEKRRKHRKQAKPESAEEKSEA
- a CDS encoding signal recognition particle protein — encoded protein: MFDNLTKSISNVFSKIHGKKVLTDKDITDSLLTIKEALLSADVSLEAANKFLEEATNRAIGKEKIEGVEPANQFIADVHDTLVNMIGEGESGLKLEPVEKTTITLLFGLQGSGKTTTTAKLAKYYKDKRRVMMVGLDVHRPAAMEQLAVLAREVGVPYHIDTKEKKAYKILKKALAIAKKEQYNMILVDTAGRLEIDENMMMELRRVVNSADVTEKLLVVDSTAGQSVYDVAKSFQSNIGINGVILTKFDSGVRGGAALSLKYATGSPVKFVGVGEHIDDIDVFDAKRVAGQILGMGDIVKLVEKARAAISEKEAKEMLQKVIENNFDYNDFLKQIEATTKMGGITKMTSMIPGMANIDTELLSREEEKFKKYKAIIQSMTKKERLALFPLNNSRKMRISKGSGQSVYDVNQLIKQFTMMKNMMGSTKKMDKLAKSLEGMGMSIDDLNKLM
- the rimM gene encoding ribosome maturation factor RimM (Essential for efficient processing of 16S rRNA) codes for the protein MIIFYAKITGIHGLKGEVEMTFSDKGYFASLPVLNKNTSIIINGQTFTVTNVKKKNKAFVLALKDIDTLEKAKELIGLDIFIDSSNLPELDNDTFYEAELIGYKIIDSDNNIYGEITDVYSIPSNYVFEIKLAENGNIVSIPFVHAYFGKADKDNKSIQIIQKPIFDDE
- a CDS encoding carbohydrate ABC transporter permease; the protein is MNNKKSKSKRISFLYYISVIFFVLIILGPIAWALIVSFTPEYEMFKNTSNFLPKEPTIDNYIKIFTASSRQSKMFFIGVFNSIKTAFITIFLCLPFSIMCAYAVSKMKFKGRNIVKTLILISMAIPAFTTIIPLYRMFSLMSMLDNLFALSLIYVTSFLPINTWLISNYFETIPSEIEEAAYIDGCNEIDVLFRVMIPISAPIILSAFLLVFLMSWGQFQIPLILASSAATKPISIVASEFVSKDTIQYGITTAAGLLAIFPPALLAVIFRKFLVKGMTCGSGK
- a CDS encoding carbohydrate ABC transporter permease, with product MKKNKVLPYILILPAVVIMAVFVLYPIIVTFFYSLRKMKLTAPKDTAFIGFDNYIYTLKSFDFWYSLQNSIIIMIIVVIICVLLGLLFASILNFESRLKNILMAIAVIPWALPPVVNGILWKWIFYPGYGFLNKILYNLNIIDEPIQYLSNRYSLMLIIAIVVAWRNIPFCSIVLLSSMRAIPDVLYDAASIDGANKFQMFTRVTLPLLVPALGIIITFTSISAINVFDEVITISGYSNLGKTILLEDYMTTFSFLDFGRGSALTYLVMIVSGTLGILYIKSMSKKIDYL